The following coding sequences are from one Mesorhizobium onobrychidis window:
- a CDS encoding LuxR family transcriptional regulator yields MRAIFERFLERLSESIDEADLRSAMADVASGFDLLAFAYLSLPPRPNGKPTLISNYPAPWTAHYLANRYQSVDPVIVRARGGGCTFQWGSDLSGAEGASGAQVFEEAAQFGICCGVTFPIIDGRGNFAAMTFAGEKPVPAFFRAAERYEEGLSYIATCFHVFVRRKLTANRMIDGVLLTPREYECLQWAARGKSDWEIGCILGITQRTAAFHLGNARRKLGVTTTRQAIARLARSDFSVH; encoded by the coding sequence GTGCGAGCTATCTTCGAGAGATTTTTGGAACGGCTTTCAGAGAGCATCGATGAGGCTGATCTCCGCAGCGCTATGGCCGATGTCGCCTCTGGATTCGATCTGCTCGCTTTTGCCTACCTCTCGTTGCCACCCCGTCCTAATGGCAAGCCCACGCTGATCTCAAATTATCCGGCGCCTTGGACAGCACACTATCTCGCGAACCGGTATCAGAGTGTCGACCCCGTCATTGTGCGTGCACGCGGTGGCGGATGCACATTTCAATGGGGATCCGACCTGAGCGGTGCGGAAGGGGCTTCAGGGGCTCAGGTGTTCGAAGAAGCGGCGCAGTTTGGCATCTGCTGCGGCGTGACATTTCCGATTATCGATGGCCGAGGCAATTTCGCGGCTATGACATTTGCCGGTGAAAAGCCTGTTCCTGCATTTTTCCGCGCGGCAGAGCGCTATGAAGAAGGTCTCTCGTATATCGCGACTTGTTTTCATGTGTTCGTTCGCCGCAAACTGACCGCCAATAGAATGATCGACGGTGTCTTGCTGACGCCGCGCGAATACGAGTGCCTCCAGTGGGCTGCACGAGGCAAGTCCGATTGGGAGATCGGCTGCATCCTGGGGATCACGCAGCGCACGGCCGCCTTTCATTTGGGCAACGCTCGCCGGAAGCTTGGGGTGACGACCACCAGGCAAGCAATTGCGCGCCTCGCGCGTTCGGATTTTTCGGTTCACTAA
- a CDS encoding DNA -binding domain-containing protein — MNRSTGTDGAQSSTLRDEVPWSESLTSYDRQHFKIYLRILDACADNASIEEMADLILGIDPALEPVRARQAVRSHIDRANWIVTTGYKELFAG, encoded by the coding sequence ATGAATCGATCAACGGGAACCGACGGGGCTCAAAGCTCAACACTGCGCGACGAAGTCCCCTGGTCGGAGAGCCTCACGAGCTATGACAGGCAGCATTTCAAGATCTATCTGAGGATTCTCGACGCCTGCGCCGACAATGCCAGCATAGAAGAGATGGCAGATCTCATTCTCGGCATTGACCCGGCTCTTGAACCGGTGCGAGCTCGCCAGGCTGTGCGCAGCCATATCGACCGGGCGAATTGGATAGTGACAACCGGCTACAAGGAACTGTTCGCCGGCTGA
- a CDS encoding Mov34/MPN/PAD-1 family protein — MQPVVWLPQAIVQDMQTDADLWYDRETGGTFMGYWAENDAAVVTAMIPAGPQASHERSSFVPDQSWQQAEIARHYERSGRLDTYLGDWHTHPDAVSNRLSWTDRACLKTIIRTPAAHNQKPLMVLMCGKPNEWLLHLWLCQLRTKLFLFEVLDEKKATILIYAGRGSERGEE, encoded by the coding sequence ATGCAACCAGTAGTCTGGCTGCCTCAAGCGATCGTGCAGGACATGCAAACCGATGCCGACCTCTGGTATGATCGGGAAACGGGTGGGACCTTCATGGGATACTGGGCCGAAAACGACGCTGCCGTCGTAACAGCAATGATTCCGGCCGGGCCCCAAGCATCTCACGAACGAAGCAGCTTTGTCCCTGATCAAAGCTGGCAACAGGCGGAAATCGCAAGGCACTACGAGCGTTCCGGGAGGTTGGACACATATCTCGGGGACTGGCACACCCACCCGGATGCCGTTTCGAACCGCCTGAGCTGGACGGATCGAGCATGTCTGAAGACGATCATCAGGACACCGGCAGCGCATAATCAGAAGCCCCTCATGGTACTCATGTGCGGCAAGCCGAACGAATGGCTCTTGCATCTATGGCTCTGCCAATTGCGGACCAAGTTATTTCTCTTTGAAGTATTAGACGAGAAAAAAGCGACCATTTTAATCTACGCGGGTCGCGGTTCTGAGAGAGGCGAGGAATAG